Proteins co-encoded in one Inmirania thermothiophila genomic window:
- the nrdR gene encoding transcriptional regulator NrdR, with product MHCPFCGAGDTRVVDSRLASEGAQVRRRRACPRCGERFTTYETAELALPRIVKRDGRREPFDEDKLRTGMRRALEKRPVPTELVEAALGRIRRRLAARGEREVPAQEVGELVMAELRALDEVAYVRFASVYRRFQDVNAFREEIERLEREPPVELRRAQLKLLPGGDEGGGEAAP from the coding sequence ATGCACTGCCCCTTCTGCGGCGCCGGGGACACCCGCGTGGTGGACTCGCGGCTCGCCAGCGAGGGCGCCCAGGTGCGCCGCCGCCGCGCCTGCCCGCGCTGCGGCGAGCGCTTCACCACCTACGAGACCGCCGAGCTCGCCCTGCCGCGCATCGTCAAGCGCGACGGCCGCCGGGAGCCCTTCGACGAGGACAAGCTGCGCACCGGGATGCGGCGGGCGCTCGAGAAGCGGCCGGTGCCGACGGAGCTGGTGGAGGCGGCGCTGGGGCGGATCCGCCGCCGCCTCGCCGCCCGCGGCGAGCGCGAGGTCCCGGCGCAGGAGGTGGGCGAGCTGGTGATGGCGGAGCTGCGCGCCCTCGACGAGGTGGCCTACGTGCGCTTCGCCTCCGTCTACCGCCGCTTCCAGGACGTCAACGCCTTCCGCGAGGAGATCGAGCGGCTCGAGCGCGAGCCGCCGGTGGAGCTGCGGCGGGCGCAGCTGAAGCTGCTGCCCGGGGGCGACGAGGGCGGGGGCGAGGCCGCACCATGA
- the ribH gene encoding 6,7-dimethyl-8-ribityllumazine synthase: MKIIEGDLTVRDARFGLVVSRFNSFITERLLEGALDILRRHGAADADLHVVRVPGAFEMPLAAQRMAASGRYDAVIALGCVIRGGTPHFDYVAGECTKGLAQVMMQTGVPVAFGVLTTDTIEQAIERAGTKAGNKGAEAALSAIEMVGLLRRIDG; encoded by the coding sequence GTGAAGATCATCGAAGGCGACCTCACCGTGCGCGACGCCCGCTTCGGGCTCGTGGTCTCGCGCTTCAACAGCTTCATCACCGAGCGCCTGCTGGAGGGCGCCCTCGACATCCTGCGCCGCCACGGCGCCGCCGACGCCGACCTGCACGTGGTGCGCGTGCCCGGCGCCTTCGAGATGCCGCTGGCGGCCCAGCGGATGGCGGCGAGCGGGCGCTACGACGCGGTCATCGCCCTCGGCTGCGTCATCCGCGGGGGGACGCCGCACTTCGACTACGTCGCCGGCGAGTGCACCAAGGGGCTCGCCCAGGTCATGATGCAGACCGGCGTCCCGGTGGCCTTCGGCGTCCTCACCACCGACACCATCGAGCAGGCCATCGAGCGCGCCGGCACCAAGGCCGGCAACAAGGGCGCCGAGGCCGCCCTGTCGGCGATCGAGATGGTGGGCCTGCTGCGCCGCATCGACGGATGA
- the nusB gene encoding transcription antitermination factor NusB produces MSRKRTRARRRALQALYQWQMTGQDLGEIERQFLEDEDMRDVELDYFRELLHQVPARLAELDGVLAPLLDRPIGQVDPVERAVLRIGVYELAHRLEVPYRVVINEAIELAKRFGSEHGHRYVNGILDKAARSLRAVEVEAAGR; encoded by the coding sequence ATGAGCCGCAAGCGCACCCGCGCCCGCCGCCGCGCCCTCCAGGCCCTCTACCAGTGGCAGATGACGGGGCAGGACCTGGGCGAGATCGAGCGCCAGTTCCTCGAGGACGAGGACATGCGCGACGTCGAGCTCGACTACTTCCGCGAGCTCCTGCACCAGGTGCCGGCGCGGCTGGCCGAGCTCGACGGCGTCCTCGCCCCCCTCCTCGACCGCCCCATCGGCCAGGTGGATCCGGTGGAGCGGGCGGTGCTGCGCATCGGCGTCTACGAGCTCGCCCACCGCCTCGAGGTGCCCTACCGCGTGGTCATCAACGAGGCCATCGAGCTCGCCAAGCGCTTCGGCTCCGAGCACGGCCACCGCTACGTCAACGGCATCCTCGACAAGGCCGCCCGCAGCCTGCGCGCGGTGGAGGTCGAGGCGGCCGGGCGCTGA
- the ribBA gene encoding bifunctional 3,4-dihydroxy-2-butanone-4-phosphate synthase/GTP cyclohydrolase II, with the protein MALNTIEEIIEDIRLGRMVIIMDDEDRENEGDLVMAAELVRPEDINFMARYGRGLICLTLTQERCRRLRLPLMVSDTHDKHATNFTVSIEAAHGVTTGISAYDRAVTIRTAVAPNARPEDLVQPGHVFPLMAQPGGVLTRAGHTEAGCDLARLAGLEPAAVIVEILNEDGTMARRPDLERFAAEHGLKIGTIADLIEYRLRNEKTVERVAECDLPTEHGRFRLVTYQDQVQGRLHFAAVLGEIRPEEPTLVRVQMRDTLCDLFQPLREDCGYPVSCALRRIAAEGKGVLVVLDREEDPRALVRRLRGYDLADRSGAVPEGPAAGGDLRGYGIGAQILADLGVHRMRVIAKTPRRVHALSGFNLEIVEYVSCE; encoded by the coding sequence ATGGCCCTGAACACCATCGAGGAGATCATCGAGGACATCCGCCTCGGGCGGATGGTGATCATCATGGACGACGAGGACCGCGAGAACGAGGGCGACCTCGTCATGGCGGCCGAGCTCGTCCGCCCCGAGGACATCAACTTCATGGCCCGCTACGGGCGCGGCCTCATCTGCCTGACCCTGACCCAGGAGCGCTGCCGGCGGCTGCGCCTGCCGCTGATGGTGAGCGACACCCACGACAAGCACGCCACCAACTTCACCGTCTCCATCGAGGCCGCCCACGGCGTCACCACCGGCATCTCGGCCTACGACCGCGCCGTCACCATCCGCACCGCGGTGGCCCCCAACGCCCGGCCCGAGGACCTGGTGCAGCCGGGCCACGTCTTCCCGCTCATGGCGCAGCCGGGGGGCGTGCTCACCCGCGCCGGCCACACCGAGGCCGGCTGCGACCTGGCGCGCCTCGCCGGGCTCGAGCCCGCCGCGGTCATCGTCGAGATCCTCAACGAGGACGGCACCATGGCGCGGCGGCCGGACCTGGAGCGCTTCGCCGCCGAGCACGGGCTCAAGATCGGCACCATCGCCGACCTCATCGAGTACCGCCTGCGCAACGAGAAGACGGTGGAGCGGGTGGCCGAGTGCGACCTGCCCACCGAGCACGGCCGCTTCCGCCTCGTCACCTACCAGGACCAGGTGCAGGGCCGGCTCCACTTCGCCGCGGTCCTGGGCGAGATCCGCCCCGAGGAGCCGACGCTGGTGCGCGTGCAGATGCGCGACACCCTCTGCGACCTCTTCCAGCCCCTGCGCGAGGACTGCGGCTACCCCGTCTCCTGCGCCCTGCGCCGCATCGCCGCCGAGGGCAAGGGCGTGCTGGTGGTGCTCGACCGCGAGGAGGATCCCAGGGCCCTCGTGCGCCGCCTGCGCGGCTATGATCTCGCCGACCGCAGCGGCGCCGTGCCCGAGGGGCCGGCGGCGGGCGGGGACCTGCGCGGCTACGGCATCGGCGCCCAGATCCTCGCCGACCTCGGCGTCCACCGCATGCGCGTCATCGCCAAGACGCCGCGGCGCGTCCACGCCCTCTCGGGCTTCAACCTGGAGATCGTCGAGTACGTCTCCTGCGAGTGA
- a CDS encoding riboflavin synthase — MFTGIVQAVGRIAALERRGADARVRIEAGGLGLGDVALGDSIAVNGVCLTAVEIAGEVFAADVSAETLARTTLGGLAGGDPVNLEKALTLSTPLGGHLVTGHVDGVGEVLARRGEGRGERLRLRAPAALARYIAAKGSIAVDGVSLTVNAVEGAEFELMIVPHTLERTIIRHYAPGRRVNLEVDIVARYLERLLLGERAAEPGAGLTLEFLREHGFAR, encoded by the coding sequence ATGTTCACGGGGATCGTGCAGGCGGTGGGGCGCATCGCCGCGCTGGAGCGGCGCGGGGCCGATGCGCGCGTGCGCATCGAGGCCGGCGGCCTCGGCCTCGGCGACGTCGCCCTCGGCGACAGCATCGCCGTCAACGGGGTGTGCCTGACCGCGGTGGAGATCGCGGGCGAGGTCTTCGCCGCCGACGTCTCCGCCGAGACCCTGGCGCGGACGACGCTCGGCGGGCTCGCCGGCGGCGATCCGGTCAACCTCGAGAAGGCCCTGACCCTCTCGACCCCCCTCGGCGGGCACCTGGTCACGGGGCACGTGGACGGCGTCGGCGAGGTCCTCGCGCGGCGCGGCGAGGGGCGCGGCGAGCGGCTGCGGCTGCGCGCCCCGGCGGCGCTTGCGCGCTACATCGCGGCCAAGGGCTCCATCGCCGTGGACGGCGTCAGCCTCACCGTCAACGCCGTGGAGGGGGCCGAGTTCGAGCTCATGATCGTGCCGCACACCCTGGAGCGCACCATCATCCGCCACTACGCCCCGGGGCGGCGGGTCAACCTCGAGGTGGACATCGTCGCCCGCTACCTGGAGCGGCTGCTGCTCGGGGAGCGGGCCGCCGAGCCCGGCGCGGGCCTGACCCTGGAGTTTCTGCGCGAGCACGGCTTCGCGCGCTAG
- the ribD gene encoding bifunctional diaminohydroxyphosphoribosylaminopyrimidine deaminase/5-amino-6-(5-phosphoribosylamino)uracil reductase RibD, which translates to MSFGADDHRHMAHALRLARRGLCTASPNPRVGCVLVREGRVVGEGWHERTGGPHAEIVALEAAGDAARGATAYVTLEPCAHHGRTPPCADALVRAGVARVVAAMEDPNPQVAGRGLARLREAGVEVAAGLMAAEAEALNPGFVRRMRAGRPWVRVKLAASLDGRTALASGESRWITGEDARRDVHRLRARSDALVTGIGTVLADDPAMTVRLPPEEMAALGLARVPRRPLRVVLDPHLAMPENARIIGGDGRCLVLCGEEAEAAAEEALRRAGAEVVRLPGPGGVLDPGAVLDLLAAREVNEVMVETGARLAGAFVAARLADELWIYLAPALLGHEGRPLLELAGIDTMERRLRLVVDEVRPVGADLRLRARLAEA; encoded by the coding sequence ATGAGCTTCGGCGCCGACGACCACCGCCACATGGCGCACGCCCTGCGCCTCGCCCGGCGGGGGCTGTGCACCGCAAGCCCCAACCCGCGGGTGGGCTGCGTGCTGGTGCGGGAGGGGCGGGTCGTGGGCGAGGGCTGGCACGAGCGCACCGGCGGCCCCCACGCCGAGATCGTCGCCCTCGAGGCCGCGGGCGACGCCGCCCGCGGCGCCACCGCCTACGTGACCCTCGAGCCCTGCGCCCACCACGGGCGCACGCCGCCCTGCGCCGACGCCCTCGTCCGGGCCGGGGTGGCGCGGGTGGTGGCGGCGATGGAGGACCCGAACCCGCAGGTGGCCGGGCGCGGGCTTGCGCGGCTGCGCGAGGCGGGGGTGGAGGTCGCGGCCGGGCTCATGGCGGCCGAGGCCGAGGCCCTCAATCCGGGCTTCGTCCGGCGCATGCGCGCGGGGCGCCCGTGGGTGCGGGTGAAGCTCGCGGCGAGCCTCGACGGGCGCACCGCGCTCGCCAGCGGCGAGAGCCGCTGGATCACCGGCGAGGACGCCCGCCGCGACGTCCACCGCCTGCGCGCCCGCAGCGACGCCCTCGTCACCGGGATCGGCACCGTGCTCGCCGACGATCCGGCCATGACCGTGCGCCTGCCGCCCGAGGAGATGGCGGCGCTGGGGCTTGCGCGCGTGCCGCGCCGGCCGCTGCGGGTGGTGCTGGACCCGCACCTGGCCATGCCCGAGAATGCCCGCATCATCGGCGGTGACGGGCGCTGCCTGGTGCTCTGCGGCGAGGAGGCCGAGGCCGCCGCGGAAGAGGCGCTGCGCCGCGCCGGCGCCGAGGTGGTCCGGCTGCCGGGGCCCGGCGGGGTGCTCGACCCCGGGGCCGTGCTCGACCTGCTCGCCGCCCGCGAGGTCAACGAGGTCATGGTGGAGACGGGGGCGCGGCTGGCCGGCGCCTTCGTGGCCGCACGGCTCGCCGACGAGCTCTGGATCTATCTCGCGCCGGCCCTGCTCGGCCACGAGGGCCGCCCGCTGCTGGAGCTCGCCGGCATCGACACCATGGAGCGGCGGCTGCGGCTGGTGGTGGACGAGGTCCGTCCGGTGGGGGCGGACCTGCGGCTGCGGGCGCGCCTGGCGGAGGCCTGA
- the glyA gene encoding serine hydroxymethyltransferase codes for MFTNDMRIADFDEELWAAIQAEERRQEEHIELIASENYASPRVLEAQGSVLTNKYAEGYPGRRYYGGCEHVDVAERLAIDRAKQLFGAAYANVQPHSGSQANAAVYFALLEPGDTILGMSLADGGHLTHGARVNFSGKVFRAVQYGLDPATGEVDYEQVARLAREHRPKMIVAGFSAYSRIMDWNRFREIADEVGAYLMVDMAHVAGLVAAGLYPNPVPIADVTTSTTHKTLRGPRGGLILAKANEEIEKRLNSMVFPGLQGGPLMHVIAAKAVCFKEAMTPEFRAYQEQVVANARAMAEVFLGRGYKIVSGGTDNHLFLVDFIDKGITGKAADEALGRAHITVNKNAVPNDPQKPFVTSGIRVGTPAVTTRGLREPEVRELAGWMCDILDDLGNEAVIERVRGQVIELCRRFPVYRR; via the coding sequence ATGTTCACCAACGACATGCGCATTGCCGATTTCGACGAGGAGCTCTGGGCCGCGATCCAGGCCGAGGAGCGCCGCCAGGAGGAGCACATCGAGCTCATCGCCTCCGAGAACTACGCCAGCCCGCGCGTCCTCGAGGCCCAGGGCTCGGTGCTCACCAACAAATACGCCGAGGGCTACCCCGGGCGGCGCTACTACGGCGGCTGCGAGCACGTGGACGTGGCCGAGCGGCTCGCCATCGACCGCGCCAAGCAGCTCTTCGGCGCCGCCTACGCCAACGTGCAGCCGCATTCGGGCTCCCAGGCCAACGCCGCGGTCTACTTCGCGCTCCTCGAGCCCGGCGACACCATCCTCGGCATGAGCCTCGCCGACGGCGGCCACCTCACCCACGGCGCCCGCGTCAACTTCTCCGGCAAGGTCTTCCGTGCCGTGCAGTACGGGCTCGACCCCGCCACCGGCGAGGTGGACTACGAGCAGGTGGCGCGGCTCGCCCGCGAACACCGGCCGAAGATGATCGTCGCCGGCTTCTCCGCCTACTCGCGGATCATGGACTGGAATCGCTTCCGCGAGATCGCCGACGAGGTGGGCGCCTACCTCATGGTGGACATGGCCCACGTGGCGGGGCTCGTCGCCGCCGGGCTCTACCCCAACCCGGTGCCCATCGCCGACGTCACCACCTCCACCACCCACAAGACCCTGCGCGGCCCGCGCGGCGGCCTGATCCTGGCCAAGGCCAACGAGGAGATCGAGAAGCGGCTCAACTCCATGGTCTTCCCCGGGCTGCAGGGCGGGCCGCTGATGCACGTCATCGCCGCCAAGGCGGTCTGCTTCAAGGAGGCGATGACGCCCGAGTTCCGCGCCTACCAGGAGCAGGTGGTGGCCAACGCCCGCGCCATGGCCGAGGTCTTCCTCGGGCGCGGCTACAAGATCGTCTCCGGCGGCACCGACAACCACCTCTTCCTGGTGGATTTCATCGACAAGGGCATCACCGGCAAGGCCGCCGACGAGGCCCTGGGACGGGCCCACATCACGGTCAACAAGAACGCCGTGCCCAACGACCCCCAGAAGCCCTTCGTCACCAGCGGCATCCGCGTCGGCACCCCGGCGGTGACCACCCGCGGCCTGCGCGAGCCCGAGGTGCGCGAGCTGGCGGGCTGGATGTGCGACATCCTCGACGACCTCGGCAACGAGGCCGTCATCGAGCGGGTGCGCGGCCAGGTCATCGAGCTCTGCCGGCGCTTCCCGGTCTACCGGCGCTGA